CCTCACAGAAGTTCACGGGGGCCCTGCAGTTCCCAACATCAGGGAACACTCTCAGACTCCCAATGACGTTGGGAGGTATCAAAGGGAGGCTGTCAAGGTAACTGGATGTAATACCCTCCAGAGATGGCAGGCATGGGCCAGGGTGCATCGGATTTTCGGGATCCAATGGAGGACCCAAGAGTTGAAGATCAGGGGCACAACAGCACCCGGAAGCCTTAGAAGGATGCTGGAGCCATGGGCTCAGCAACGCAGGGTTGTCCATCAAGGGATCGCCAGCAAACGGGAGCTGAGCTTCGAAGTCCAGAGATGTGGCCGTTGTGTCTAAGGAGAGACGCCTCTTAGCCCGGGCCCGGACAGTCTGGTCCCGAGTCCCCTCCTCCCGAGCACGATGAAGAGGACCGTATCGGCCAGTTAGGTGGAGATCCGCGACAGATGGACCTGCGGTCAGCAGCGGAGTCAGGCCGGGTGCCGCAGAGCTGTAGGCAGCCGCAGCCCCGAACTGGGCGGCAGAGCAAGAACCCCGGGCATGCGAGGGGCGAGGAGACACAGCACGCACAGGGACTTGGTGGCGTGTCCCACCGTACGTGGCTACAGGCCCAAGGGGGCGCAGAGCGCGTCAGGGCTGGTGATACCTCGAGCCCAGAGCGGCTCCGCAGGACGTGCAGACGTCCCTCCAGGCGTTCATGCCCTGGCTGCTGGGCTCCAGGAACTGGATGTGCTTCAGCATGGTCTGGTCCTGCCCGCGTTTCCACAGCTCGTAGCGCTCTGGTTGCAGGATGCACACGAAGGGGTCCATGGAGAAGGCGACCCGGGCCTCCCCGCAGCTGCACTGCGAGGCCACTTTGCCATAATCGATCCAGCGTGGGGTGGCGAAATTGATGGCTTCTGCACAGTTGAAGCCATGGTTGAAGCCAGAGTGGTAGCCATAGGGAAACGTCACTATGAACTCTCTAGCCTCCTGAGTGACCCGACTGAAGGGGATGCCGTTGTCCTTG
This region of Mesoplodon densirostris isolate mMesDen1 chromosome 7, mMesDen1 primary haplotype, whole genome shotgun sequence genomic DNA includes:
- the LOC132493860 gene encoding LOW QUALITY PROTEIN: lysine-specific demethylase 4D-like (The sequence of the model RefSeq protein was modified relative to this genomic sequence to represent the inferred CDS: inserted 2 bases in 1 codon; substituted 1 base at 1 genomic stop codon); this encodes MKAMKSKSNWDQNPSCSIMVFHPTKEEFNDFEKYIAYMESQGAHRAGLAKIIPPKDWKARETYDDIDDILIASPLQQVASGKAGVFTQHHKQKKAMTVSEYCRLTNGERHRTPFYSDFEDLERKYWKKRPYDSPVYGADVSGSLFNKNTKQWNLGHLGTNQDLLEQECGMVIEGINTPYLYFGMWKTAFAWHMEDMDLYSINYLHFGEPKTWYAVPPEHGQCLEPLPRELFPGSSRGCEAFLRHKVALISPTVLKDNGIPFSRVTQEAREFIVTFPYGYHSGFNHGFNCAEAINFATPRWIDYGKVASQCSCGEARVAFSMDPFVCILQPERYELWKRGQDQTMLKHIQFLEPSSQGMNAWRDVCTSCGAALGSRYHQPXRALRPLGPVATYGGTRHQVPVRAVSPRPSHARGSCSAAQFGAAAAYSSAAPGLTPLLTAGPSVADLHLTGRYGPLHRAREEGTRDQTVRARAKRRLSLDTTATSLDFEAQLPFAGDPLMDNPALLSPWLQHPSKASGCCCAPDLQLLGPPLDPENPMHPGPCLPSLEGITSSYLDSLPLIPPNVIGSLRVFPDVGNCRAPVNFCEVVRLDHSYASKSLVPAAETSLPHXLDCDPLGLKLEAPASLESWEEFLTSGWSSICEPMTTEEFAKCDFI